The Streptococcus sp. S5 genome contains a region encoding:
- a CDS encoding helix-turn-helix domain-containing protein, whose translation MKNIREWFPHAEVTDQAHPPAGYVAIPLQAHQWLLLKEEELTEREKQLISWLGGEEEVAPNPWYQYLIDGKGEAPQVIKKMQLVYCHLSHSTAEGMASWLEMMQTLLPNFRATLQLSGQDYVLILDQDQSLPVADILKDTVSAMEYDFTIRLSILVGQVWTESKEGKVSPVIRTEQAVFRAWIREGHQGVYRFSQLYLWGIEQAGLDLTPIKERLHQLIESQDQLQDIIVALWETGAVVTKAAQQLYLHRNSLQYKIDKWEELTGLQLKNLTDLALCYHLVLQDVI comes from the coding sequence GTGAAAAATATCAGAGAGTGGTTTCCTCATGCAGAGGTGACGGATCAAGCCCATCCACCAGCTGGTTATGTAGCGATACCCCTTCAGGCTCATCAATGGCTGCTACTGAAGGAAGAAGAGTTAACCGAGCGAGAAAAACAATTGATTTCCTGGTTGGGCGGTGAAGAAGAGGTTGCCCCCAATCCTTGGTACCAATACCTGATCGATGGAAAGGGAGAAGCCCCTCAGGTCATCAAAAAAATGCAGCTTGTCTATTGCCACCTCTCGCACTCAACAGCGGAAGGGATGGCTTCTTGGTTAGAGATGATGCAGACACTCTTGCCCAACTTCCGAGCAACCTTGCAACTGAGTGGACAGGACTACGTGCTCATTCTGGACCAAGACCAGTCTTTGCCTGTGGCCGATATCTTAAAAGATACCGTCTCTGCCATGGAGTATGACTTTACTATTCGTTTATCTATCCTGGTCGGGCAAGTATGGACCGAGTCAAAAGAAGGAAAAGTGTCTCCGGTTATCCGAACCGAACAGGCGGTTTTTCGAGCTTGGATCCGAGAAGGACACCAAGGCGTCTATCGCTTTTCTCAACTCTATCTGTGGGGGATCGAGCAGGCAGGTCTGGATCTTACCCCGATCAAAGAACGCTTGCATCAGTTGATTGAAAGTCAAGATCAATTGCAAGACATCATTGTCGCTCTTTGGGAAACTGGGGCAGTCGTAACTAAGGCGGCCCAGCAACTCTATCTCCATCGTAATTCGCTCCAATACAAGATTGATAAGTGGGAAGAGCTAACGGGTCTTCAGTTGAAAAATCTGACAGATCTGGCTCTTTGCTACCATTTAGTCTTGCAAGATGTAATTTAA
- a CDS encoding Mini-ribonuclease 3: protein MIDVNLINGIALAFEGDAVYSMYIRRHLIFQGMTKPNKLHQTATRYVSARAQASLIESMLEQEILTEKELEIYKRGRNTNSHTKAKNADVVTYRMSTGFEAVMGYLHMTGELARLEELINWCIQQVEEGRKQ from the coding sequence GTGATTGATGTCAATCTAATCAATGGGATCGCCCTTGCCTTTGAAGGGGATGCGGTCTATTCCATGTATATTCGCAGGCACCTAATTTTTCAAGGGATGACCAAGCCCAATAAGCTTCACCAGACTGCAACTCGCTACGTCTCTGCTAGAGCTCAGGCTAGCTTGATTGAAAGCATGCTGGAGCAAGAAATTCTGACAGAAAAAGAGTTGGAGATCTACAAGCGCGGTCGCAATACCAATAGCCATACCAAGGCCAAAAATGCGGATGTCGTGACTTATCGTATGTCGACAGGCTTTGAAGCCGTCATGGGCTATCTTCATATGACGGGTGAGCTTGCTCGTTTAGAAGAATTGATCAACTGGTGCATCCAGCAAGTAGAAGAAGGAAGAAAGCAGTGA